A single genomic interval of Persephonella atlantica harbors:
- a CDS encoding AMP-binding protein yields the protein MINISEKAQLILDNRVDYREIKENIEIFSSHIDISLDDRVCIYAYNSPHWIYSFFGIWERGGIPVPVDFMSTPEELSFIIDDSTPSFIITSEEKLDNVKASVELSKHKPKILTFEDINRKKISYQKPDRNLDNTAVILYTSGTTGKPKGVMLSYKNLLSNIEGLEATEIASYKDSTVAILPFHHSYPLMVSMLYPLYIGAKISFINTISAEEILKNLQRNRITVLIGVPRLYELFHRKIIQEINKNPVAKAIFSISKKINNQKISRLLFKKVHSIFGGNIRYFVSGGAKLDIEVAKDLWALGFTVIEGYGLTETSPIVSFNPPEKIKLGSVGKPIKGVQIKLEDGEILVKGNNVMKGYWKRPEETKKVIKNGWLYTGDLGYVDNDGYLYITGRKKEIIVLPSGKNINPEEIENLIKKASDLIKEAAVIYKDGRLTAIIHPDFKTVSERGIVNLHEMIKWDVIDKVNQRLPDYKRISDFFITKEELPKTRLGKVRRFMLDQFIEKIPQKKEVKEPSYEEYRILKEYLHSISKRKVYPDSHIEIDLGLDSLDKVELLSFIESTFGVSLSEKQLSQHQTVEQLSELIKKLKTKTQPAQTDWSKILMENLPVDISESSLPLIVLKKITKPVFKLYFRLEISGTENIPEDTNFILAPNHQSFLDGFLIISALPEKILKNTYFLAEEIYFPEGIRKKTGKIFHVLTVNINKDLKGSLQKTAMLLKKGKNVVIFPEGARTRDGKLLLFKKSFAILSKTVKVPVVPVVISGAFQSLPIGKKFPRPHKIKVKFLKPVYPTLSVEEIVKETQQRIEKEL from the coding sequence ATGATTAATATATCTGAAAAAGCACAGCTTATTTTGGATAATAGAGTAGATTACAGAGAGATAAAAGAAAACATAGAGATTTTCTCCTCCCACATAGATATATCTCTTGATGACAGGGTATGTATATATGCTTACAACAGCCCCCACTGGATATACAGCTTTTTTGGAATATGGGAAAGGGGAGGAATTCCAGTACCTGTTGATTTTATGTCAACACCTGAAGAACTTTCTTTCATTATTGATGACTCAACACCTTCATTTATTATCACTTCAGAAGAAAAGTTAGACAACGTAAAAGCCTCTGTAGAGCTGTCAAAACATAAACCGAAAATCCTCACATTTGAAGACATTAACAGGAAAAAAATCAGTTATCAAAAACCAGATAGAAACTTAGACAATACTGCAGTTATCCTTTACACTTCAGGAACAACAGGAAAGCCAAAAGGAGTAATGCTTTCTTACAAAAACCTGCTGTCAAATATTGAAGGACTTGAAGCAACAGAAATAGCGTCCTACAAAGACAGCACCGTTGCAATACTTCCTTTTCATCATTCATACCCCCTTATGGTTTCCATGCTGTATCCTCTTTATATAGGAGCAAAGATATCCTTTATAAACACCATTTCAGCAGAGGAAATACTGAAAAATCTACAAAGAAACAGAATTACTGTCCTCATAGGAGTACCGAGACTTTATGAGCTGTTCCACAGAAAAATTATACAGGAGATAAACAAAAACCCAGTGGCAAAAGCTATATTCTCCATATCAAAAAAGATAAACAACCAGAAAATCAGCAGGCTTTTATTCAAAAAGGTTCATAGCATATTTGGCGGGAACATCAGGTATTTTGTCAGCGGTGGAGCGAAATTAGACATTGAGGTGGCTAAAGACCTGTGGGCTTTAGGGTTTACTGTAATAGAAGGGTATGGACTGACAGAAACATCTCCTATTGTTTCCTTTAATCCTCCAGAAAAGATAAAGTTAGGCTCAGTAGGAAAACCTATCAAAGGTGTTCAGATAAAATTAGAGGATGGTGAGATACTGGTAAAAGGCAACAACGTTATGAAAGGATACTGGAAGAGGCCTGAGGAAACCAAAAAGGTAATAAAAAACGGATGGCTGTATACAGGAGACCTTGGGTATGTTGATAATGACGGTTATCTGTATATAACAGGTAGAAAAAAAGAGATAATTGTTCTACCTTCTGGAAAAAATATCAATCCAGAGGAGATAGAGAATTTAATCAAAAAGGCCTCTGACCTGATAAAAGAAGCTGCTGTCATATATAAAGATGGTAGATTAACGGCTATCATACATCCAGACTTTAAAACAGTTTCAGAAAGAGGTATCGTTAACCTTCATGAAATGATAAAGTGGGACGTTATAGACAAAGTAAATCAGAGATTGCCAGACTACAAAAGAATCTCTGACTTTTTCATAACAAAAGAGGAACTACCAAAAACAAGACTTGGAAAGGTCAGAAGATTTATGTTAGACCAGTTTATTGAAAAGATACCACAGAAAAAGGAAGTAAAAGAGCCTTCATACGAAGAGTACCGTATTTTGAAAGAATACCTCCACAGCATCTCCAAAAGAAAAGTATACCCAGACAGTCACATTGAGATTGATTTAGGTCTGGACTCACTTGATAAAGTGGAACTTTTGTCTTTCATTGAATCTACTTTTGGTGTATCACTGTCTGAAAAACAGCTGTCCCAGCACCAGACTGTAGAACAATTATCAGAACTGATAAAAAAGTTAAAAACAAAAACCCAGCCTGCCCAGACAGACTGGAGCAAAATCCTGATGGAAAATCTACCTGTAGATATCTCAGAAAGTAGCTTACCACTTATTGTGCTGAAAAAAATCACAAAACCTGTATTCAAACTCTACTTCAGACTTGAAATTTCCGGCACAGAAAATATACCAGAAGATACAAACTTCATACTTGCTCCCAATCATCAAAGCTTTTTAGACGGCTTTTTGATTATATCTGCCCTTCCAGAGAAAATTCTGAAAAATACATACTTTCTGGCAGAGGAAATTTACTTTCCTGAAGGTATTCGAAAAAAAACAGGAAAGATATTCCATGTTCTGACCGTCAACATAAACAAAGACCTTAAAGGCTCCCTCCAGAAAACAGCAATGCTTCTTAAAAAAGGCAAAAATGTGGTAATATTCCCTGAAGGAGCAAGGACGAGAGATGGAAAACTCCTTCTATTCAAAAAATCCTTTGCCATACTATCAAAAACAGTTAAAGTTCCTGTTGTTCCTGTCGTTATATCTGGAGCTTTTCAGTCACTACCAATAGGGAAAAAGTTTCCCAGACCTCACAAAATAAAGGTGAAATTCCTGAAACCTGTTTATCCAACCCTATCTGTTGAAGAGATTGTCAAAGAAACACAGCAAAGGATTGAAAAAGAGCTATAA